One Malus sylvestris chromosome 14, drMalSylv7.2, whole genome shotgun sequence DNA segment encodes these proteins:
- the LOC126598938 gene encoding 60S ribosomal protein L34-like: MVQRLTYRTRHSYATKSNQHRIVKTPGGKLVYQTSKKRASGPKCPVTGKRIQGIPHLRPAEYKRSRLSRNRRTVNRAYGGVLSGGAVRERIIRAFLVEEQKIVKKVLKIQKAKENQASKSK; this comes from the exons ATGGTTCAGAGGCTCACATACCGTACGCGCCACAGCTACGCAACCAAGTCGAACCAGCATCGGATCGTCAAAACCCCTG GTGGAAAGCTCGTGTATCAGACCAGTAAGAAGAGAGCAAGTGGACCAAAATGTCCTGTTACCGGAAAGAGAATCCAAGGG ATTCCTCACTTGAGACCCGCTGAATATAAGAGGTCTAGACTGTCAAGGAACAGGAGGACCGTGAATCGTGCCTATGGGGGTGTGCTGTCCGGTGGAGCTGTCAGAGAGAG GATCATCCGAGCCTTTTTGGTGGAGGAGCAGAAGATTGTGAAGAAGGTTTTGAAGATTCAGAAGGCAAAAGAAAATCAGGCGTCCAAAAGCAAATAG
- the LOC126598914 gene encoding pentatricopeptide repeat-containing protein At1g74630, whose amino-acid sequence MNTAEQLCVSLLSKCKTLKAVKQVHAFASKTGLDAHSFVFGKLLLHCAVTISDGLHYGRRLFLHFRNPDAFMYNTLIRGLAESDTPHNALVVFAEMRWKLTDPIDSFSFAFVLKAAANCGDLRDGMRLHCQALVCGLDTHLFVGTTLISMYAECGRVKFARQVFEEMREPNVVAWNAILTACFRCGDAKGAEAMFGWMPLRNLTSWNILLSGYVKMDELELAKKAFLRMPMKDDVSWSTMIVGFAQSGWFDEAFGFFRELQREGIRPNEASLTGVLSACAQAGAFEFGKILHGLVEKAGLHWMISVNNALLDTYSKSGNMDMARLVFERMPEKKSIISWTSMIAALAMHGYGQEAIQIFRKMEMSGTKPDGITFISVLYACSHAGLVDEGCEYFSKMRDLYDIEPAIEHYGCMVDLYGRAGKLQKAYDFVHELPISPNAVIWRTLLGACSIHGNVELAEQVKEALSKLDPDNSGDHVLLSNVYAVAGKWKDVAALRRSMADQRIKKAPGWSVIEVDRVMYSFMAGKQSNKITEEAYEKLREMMLKLRVEGGYVPEVRSVLHDIEEEDKEDSVFRHSEKLAVAFGLARQCEGQIIRIVKNLRVCRDCHTVMKLISKVYGVEIVVRDRSRFHSFKDGSCSCKDYW is encoded by the coding sequence ATGAACACGGCGGAGCAGCTCTGCGTGTCTCTTCTGAGCAAGTGCAAGACCCTCAAAGCCGTGAAGCAAGTTCACGCCTTTGCATCCAAGACGGGCCTCGACGCCCATTCCTTTGTCTTTGGCAAGCTCCTCCTCCACTGCGCCGTCACAATCTCCGACGGTCTCCACTACGGTCGCCGCCTCTTCCTTCATTTTCGAAACCCAGATGCCTTCATGTACAATACTCTCATTCGCGGGCTGGCCGAATCGGATACTCCGCATAATGCGCTTGTTGTGTTTGCTGAAATGCGTTGGAAATTGACTGACCCGATTGATAGCTTCTCTTTCGCGTTCGTACTCAAGGCGGCGGCGAATTGCGGGGATTTGAGAGATGGGATGCGGCTGCATTGTCAAGCTTTGGTTTGTGGGCTTGATACCCATCTTTTTGTTGGGACAACTCTGATTAGTATGTATGCTGAATGTGGGCGTGTTAAGTTTGCTCGACAAGTGTTTGAGGAAATGCGTGAACCAAATGTGGTCGCGTGGAATGCGATTCTTACCGCGTGTTTTCGGTGTGGGGATGCGAAGGGTGCGGAGGCGATGTTTGGCTGGATGCCTTTGAGGAATTTGACGTCTTGGAACATTTTGCTTTCAGGGTATGTGAAAATGGATGAGCTTGAGCTTGCCAAGAAGGCATTTTTGAGGATGCCGATGAAAGATGATGTGTCTTGGAGTACTATGATTGTTGGGTTTGCTCAGAGTGGTTGGTTTGATGAGGCTTTTGGGTTTTTCAGGGAACTACAGCGGGAGGGAATTAGACCAAATGAGGCGAGCTTGACCGGGGTACTCTCTGCGTGTGCACAAGCTGGCGCATTTGAGTTTGGTAAAATTTTACATGGTTTAGTAGAGAAGGCTGGATTACACTGGATGATATCAGTCAATAATGCGCTCCTGGATACCTACTCTAAATCTGGAAATATGGACATGGCTAGGTTGGTCTTTGAAAGAATGCCGGAGAAGAAGAGTATTATTTCTTGGACTTCAATGATAGCAGCGCTTGCAATGCATGGTTATGGCCAAGAAGCAATACAAATTTTCCGTAAGATGGAAATGTCTGGAACTAAGCCTGATGGTATCACCTTCATTTCAGTCTTGTATGCTTGTAGTCATGCTGGTTTGGTTGACGAAGGATGTGAGTATTTCTCTAAGATGAGAGATTTGTATGATATAGAACCAGCTATTGAACATTACGGTTGTATGGTAGATCTATATGGTCGAGCTGGTAAACTGCAGAAGGCCTACGATTTTGTACATGAACTGCCAATATCTCCTAATGCTGTTATTTGGCGAACTCTTCTTGGGGCTTGCAGCATTCATGGTAATGTTGAGTTGGCAGAACAAGTGAAGGAAGCTCTTTCCAAACTTGACCCCGACAATTCTGGTGACCACGTTCTCTTGTCAAATGTATATGCTGTTGCAGGGAAGTGGAAGGATGTTGCTGCTCTAAGAAGATCAATGGCTGACCAGAGGATTAAGAAAGCTCCAGGATGGAGTGTGATTGAAGTTGACCGGGTCATGTATAGTTTTATGGCTGGTaaacaatcaaataaaattacagaaGAGGCTTATGAGAAGCTACGGGAGATGATGTTAAAACTTAGGGTTGAAGGAGGCTATGTTCCAGAGGTTAGGAGTGTTTTGCATGACATAGAAGAAGAGGATAAAGAAGATTCAGTTTTCAGGCACAGTGAGAAACTTGCTGTAGCTTTTGGGTTGGCAAGACAGTGTGAAGGGCAGATTATAAGGATTGTGAAGAATTTACGGGTCTGTAGGGACTGTCATACGGTGATGAAGCTGATTTCTAAGGTTTATGGAGTGGAGATAGTGGTGAGAGATAGAAGCCGTTTTCACTCCTTCAAGGATGGCTCTTGTTCATGCAAAGATTACTGGTGA